From Amycolatopsis sp. YIM 10, the proteins below share one genomic window:
- a CDS encoding CocE/NonD family hydrolase, translating into MRTVTQLPKQIIEEENVWIPLPDGLRLAARIWRPADSDEHPVPGILEYIPYRKRDLTAGRDAIHHPYLAGHGYACVRVDIRGSGESEGVLTDEYLEQEQLDAEEVLAWIAAQPWCTGNTGMMGISWGGFAALQVAARKPPSLKAIVISSFTDDRYGDDMHYMGGCLLSDNLAEASTMFAYTTLPPDPALVGDRWREMWLERLEDSGLWIENWLSHQRRDDYWRHASVCENYSDVQCPVLASSGWADGYSNGVLRLMRNLDVPRKGLIGPWSHKYPHLGAPGPAIGYLQEVLRWWDHWLAGRENDVMDEPMLRVWMQDSVPPSTSYETRPGRWVGEPSWPSPHIEPSVHSLDEHRIARPGEEVTERGLEIESPLSVGQFSGKWASYNAPPDLPYDQREEDGGSLVFETDPLTERCEILGAPSVELEVEASEPVAMVAVRLSDVYPDGRATRVTYGLLNLTHRDGHDHPEPLEPGRRYRVSIELNGVAQAFPPGHRIRLSLSTSYWPLAWPPPCRTRLTVYTGASTIRLPVRPVAEPDEVALRPFDEPEGAPPLTVTQLRPGEQRWTVSRDLVDYESALEIVKDSGEDYFEDIDLRVARRAYERYSWLADDFSSARGETAWTMTFARGDWESRTETHTVLTCTPTEFVLHAELDGYEGGHRVFSRNWHRVIPRDLV; encoded by the coding sequence ATGCGCACGGTGACCCAACTACCGAAGCAGATCATCGAGGAGGAGAACGTCTGGATCCCGCTGCCGGACGGGCTGCGCCTGGCCGCGCGGATCTGGCGCCCGGCCGACTCGGACGAGCACCCGGTGCCCGGGATCCTGGAGTACATCCCCTACCGCAAACGGGATCTGACCGCCGGCCGCGACGCCATCCACCACCCGTACCTCGCCGGGCACGGCTACGCCTGCGTGCGGGTGGACATCCGCGGTTCCGGCGAGTCCGAGGGCGTGCTCACCGACGAATACCTCGAACAGGAACAGCTCGACGCCGAGGAGGTGCTGGCCTGGATCGCCGCCCAGCCGTGGTGCACCGGCAACACCGGCATGATGGGCATCTCCTGGGGCGGCTTCGCCGCACTGCAGGTCGCGGCCAGGAAACCCCCGAGCCTCAAGGCGATCGTCATCTCGTCGTTCACCGACGACCGCTACGGCGACGACATGCACTACATGGGCGGCTGCCTGCTCTCGGACAACCTCGCCGAGGCGTCCACCATGTTCGCCTACACCACGCTGCCGCCCGACCCGGCGCTCGTCGGTGACCGCTGGCGCGAGATGTGGCTGGAACGGCTCGAGGACAGCGGCCTGTGGATCGAGAACTGGCTCTCGCACCAGCGGCGCGACGACTACTGGCGGCACGCGTCGGTGTGCGAGAACTACAGCGACGTCCAGTGCCCGGTGCTGGCCTCCAGCGGCTGGGCCGACGGGTACTCCAACGGCGTCCTCCGGCTGATGCGCAACCTCGACGTGCCGCGCAAGGGCCTGATCGGGCCGTGGTCGCACAAGTACCCGCACCTCGGCGCGCCCGGACCGGCCATCGGCTACCTGCAGGAGGTCCTCCGCTGGTGGGACCACTGGCTGGCGGGCCGGGAGAACGACGTGATGGACGAGCCGATGCTGCGCGTGTGGATGCAGGACAGCGTGCCGCCGTCGACCTCGTACGAAACCCGGCCCGGCCGCTGGGTCGGGGAACCCAGCTGGCCGTCACCGCACATCGAGCCGTCGGTTCACTCGCTCGACGAGCACCGCATCGCCCGTCCGGGCGAAGAGGTCACCGAGCGTGGCCTGGAGATCGAGTCGCCGCTGTCGGTGGGGCAGTTCTCCGGGAAGTGGGCCTCCTACAACGCCCCGCCGGACCTGCCCTACGACCAGCGCGAGGAGGACGGCGGCTCGCTGGTGTTCGAGACCGATCCGCTGACCGAGCGCTGCGAAATCCTCGGCGCGCCCAGCGTGGAGCTGGAGGTGGAAGCGAGTGAGCCGGTGGCGATGGTCGCCGTCCGGCTCTCGGACGTCTATCCCGACGGCCGCGCCACCCGGGTCACCTACGGCCTGCTGAACCTGACCCACCGCGACGGGCACGACCACCCCGAACCGCTGGAGCCGGGCCGGCGGTACCGGGTGTCGATCGAGCTGAACGGGGTGGCGCAGGCGTTCCCGCCCGGCCACCGCATCCGCCTGTCACTGTCCACTTCGTACTGGCCGCTGGCCTGGCCGCCGCCGTGCCGCACCCGGCTGACCGTCTACACCGGGGCGAGCACGATCCGCCTGCCGGTGCGCCCGGTTGCCGAGCCGGACGAGGTGGCGCTGCGCCCGTTCGACGAGCCGGAGGGCGCACCGCCGCTGACGGTGACCCAGCTGCGGCCCGGCGAACAGCGGTGGACGGTGAGCCGTGACCTGGTGGACTACGAGTCGGCGCTGGAGATCGTCAAGGACAGCGGTGAAGACTACTTCGAGGACATCGATCTCCGGGTGGCCAGGCGCGCGTACGAGCGCTACAGCTGGCTCGCGGACGATTTCTCCTCGGCCCGCGGGGAAACGGCGTGGACGATGACCTTCGCGCGCGGTGACTGGGAGTCGCGCACGGAAACCCACACCGTGCTGACCTGCACCCCCACCGAGTTCGTGCTGCACGCCGAACTGGACGGTTACGAGGGCGGCCACCGCGTCTTTTCCAGGAACTGGCACCGGGTCATCCCCCGCGATCTGGTGTGA
- a CDS encoding FAD-dependent oxidoreductase: MDAPSLPAPLSVWMDSTAGPDRSGNALPGAVEVAVIGAGIAGLTTAYALAREGRSVLVLDAGPVGGGVSGHTTAKLTAQHAEKYASLRRHKGPEAATQYGQDQSAAIDWIERTSAELGVDCAFTRTDSYVYTTDPGRLTDLRAEAAAAADAGLPAEFVERIDLDVPAAGAVRFTGQARFHPRRWLLGLAAAVEKLGGQVAENTRVLRVDERPVPVVHTERGKIRAEEVVIATHYPLLDRGLYFARLEPVRDLVVAGPVPEGSDGMFLDADTHHSVRYLEHNGERLAIVGGEHYRTGEEVDVEARYVRLAEWARRHAGLTGVTHRWSAHDLSTLDSVPYVGRYHPVSRNLWVATGFGQWGMSGGTAAGLLLADLIAGRENQGSRLYHPDRFDLRSGISLARTNFTVARHFVGDHLRAAGADAEFATLGMGEARVATSGASVVAAYRDHEGVLHRRNAHCTHLGCVVAFNNAEKTWDCPCHASRFGVDGSVIQGPATRPLPEA; encoded by the coding sequence ATGGACGCACCCAGCTTGCCCGCACCGCTGTCGGTGTGGATGGATTCCACCGCCGGTCCGGACCGAAGCGGGAACGCGCTGCCCGGTGCGGTCGAGGTGGCGGTGATCGGCGCCGGGATCGCCGGGCTGACCACGGCCTACGCGCTCGCGCGCGAGGGGCGCTCGGTGCTGGTGCTCGACGCGGGACCGGTCGGCGGCGGGGTTTCCGGGCACACCACGGCGAAGCTGACCGCGCAGCACGCGGAGAAGTACGCGTCGCTGCGTCGACACAAGGGACCGGAGGCCGCCACCCAGTACGGTCAGGACCAGAGCGCGGCGATCGACTGGATCGAGCGCACTTCGGCGGAACTGGGCGTCGACTGCGCGTTCACCCGCACCGACAGCTACGTCTACACCACCGATCCCGGGCGCCTGACCGATCTGCGTGCCGAGGCCGCCGCCGCTGCCGATGCCGGCCTGCCCGCCGAGTTCGTCGAGCGGATCGATCTCGACGTGCCCGCGGCCGGGGCGGTGCGCTTCACCGGTCAGGCGCGCTTCCACCCGCGGCGCTGGCTGCTCGGCCTCGCCGCGGCCGTCGAGAAGCTGGGCGGGCAGGTCGCGGAGAACACCAGGGTGCTGCGGGTGGACGAACGGCCGGTGCCGGTGGTGCACACCGAACGCGGCAAGATCCGCGCCGAGGAGGTGGTGATCGCCACCCACTATCCGCTGCTGGACCGGGGTCTCTACTTCGCCCGGCTCGAGCCGGTGCGGGATCTGGTGGTCGCTGGGCCGGTCCCCGAAGGCAGCGACGGCATGTTCCTCGACGCCGACACGCACCACTCCGTGCGCTACCTCGAGCACAACGGCGAGCGGCTGGCCATCGTCGGCGGTGAGCACTACCGCACCGGCGAAGAGGTCGACGTGGAAGCGCGGTACGTGAGGCTGGCCGAGTGGGCGCGACGGCACGCGGGCCTGACCGGGGTGACCCACCGCTGGTCCGCGCACGATCTGTCCACTCTGGACTCGGTGCCCTACGTCGGCCGCTACCACCCGGTGTCGCGGAACCTTTGGGTGGCCACCGGATTCGGCCAGTGGGGGATGAGCGGCGGCACCGCCGCCGGGCTGCTGCTGGCCGACCTGATCGCCGGGCGCGAGAACCAGGGCAGCCGGCTGTACCACCCGGACCGCTTCGACCTGCGGTCCGGGATTTCGCTGGCCCGCACCAACTTCACCGTGGCCAGGCACTTCGTCGGCGACCACCTCCGCGCGGCGGGCGCGGACGCCGAGTTCGCCACCCTGGGCATGGGTGAGGCGCGGGTGGCCACCTCGGGCGCTTCCGTGGTCGCCGCCTACCGCGACCACGAGGGCGTGCTGCACCGCCGCAACGCGCACTGCACGCACCTCGGCTGCGTGGTGGCCTTCAACAACGCGGAGAAGACCTGGGACTGCCCGTGTCACGCCTCGCGCTTCGGCGTCGACGGCTCGGTCATCCAGGGCCCGGCCACCCGGCCGTTGCCCGAGGCCTGA
- a CDS encoding cation:proton antiporter, whose amino-acid sequence MLGLAGLLALAAALLPKLTSDRPLSMPLVLLVLGVVVGLLPLPAPYGQVWANPVPHLGALEVILEFGLIIALVGAGLNSDRVLGWRSWNSTWRLLLLAMPLFIGVVFLLGWWLLALPVAAALALAAALSPTDPVLASEVGVPEPHAESELAAGNEVRFTLTTEAGLNDGLAMPFVMLAVLLAGGLPGPGKLSVELLLPLPVGVAVGVVLGLLLGRLMFRANSDQVRLSEYSDGMVVLAMAFLPFAAAELLHGNGFLAVFATAVTVRARERSHGYHAVLHEFGDQLERLFVAVALLGLGVAIGDGLLAGLRPLEIVLAVVAVFVVRPLTGLLSLLGAPPGRRGAVAISFFGVRGIGTLFYVTYALGHGDFPVPDVIWRVAALAVALSVLVHGITSEPAMRRLEHLGAQGRRGIA is encoded by the coding sequence ATGCTGGGCCTGGCCGGCCTGCTCGCGCTGGCCGCGGCCCTGCTGCCGAAGCTGACCAGCGACCGGCCGCTGTCCATGCCGCTGGTACTGCTGGTGCTCGGCGTGGTGGTCGGCCTGCTGCCGCTGCCCGCGCCCTACGGCCAGGTGTGGGCGAATCCGGTGCCGCACCTCGGCGCACTCGAGGTGATCCTCGAGTTCGGCCTGATCATCGCGCTGGTCGGGGCCGGGCTCAACAGCGACCGGGTGCTCGGCTGGCGCTCGTGGAACTCCACCTGGCGGCTGCTGCTGCTCGCCATGCCGTTGTTCATCGGCGTGGTGTTCCTGCTGGGTTGGTGGCTGCTGGCGCTGCCGGTGGCCGCGGCGCTGGCGCTGGCCGCCGCGCTCTCGCCGACCGATCCGGTGCTGGCCTCCGAGGTGGGCGTGCCCGAACCACACGCCGAGTCGGAGCTGGCCGCGGGCAACGAGGTCCGGTTCACCCTGACCACCGAGGCCGGGCTCAACGACGGCCTGGCGATGCCGTTCGTGATGCTGGCCGTGCTGCTCGCCGGAGGCCTGCCGGGGCCGGGAAAGCTTTCGGTGGAACTACTGCTGCCGCTGCCGGTCGGGGTCGCCGTCGGTGTGGTGCTCGGGCTGCTGCTGGGCAGGCTGATGTTCCGCGCGAACTCCGACCAGGTGCGGTTGTCGGAGTATTCGGACGGCATGGTGGTGCTGGCCATGGCGTTCCTGCCGTTCGCCGCGGCGGAACTGTTGCACGGAAACGGTTTTCTCGCCGTCTTCGCGACCGCGGTGACGGTGCGGGCGCGGGAGCGCTCGCACGGTTACCACGCCGTGCTGCACGAGTTCGGCGACCAGCTGGAGCGGTTGTTCGTCGCGGTCGCGCTGCTGGGGCTCGGCGTGGCCATCGGCGACGGGCTGCTGGCCGGCCTGCGCCCGCTCGAGATCGTGCTCGCCGTGGTGGCGGTTTTTGTGGTGCGCCCGCTCACCGGCCTGCTCTCGCTGCTCGGCGCGCCACCAGGTCGACGTGGGGCCGTGGCCATCTCGTTCTTCGGGGTGCGCGGGATCGGCACGCTGTTCTACGTGACCTACGCGCTCGGGCACGGCGACTTCCCGGTGCCGGACGTGATCTGGCGGGTGGCCGCGCTGGCCGTGGCGCTGTCGGTGCTGGTGCACGGCATCACCTCGGAACCGGCGATGCGGCGGCTCGAACACCTTGGCGCGCAGGGCAGGCGTGGGATCGCTTGA
- a CDS encoding SDR family oxidoreductase: protein MRTAIVTGSSRGIGRAIAERLAADGARVVVNYRDDAEAAAKVVRSIEERGGEAVAVRADVTDLAQLRRLFDAAGEVDVFVSNVGVARFGPLAEVTDEQYDFLFETNTRSTFYALREAARRVRDHGRIVVISSAVVVTNRPGTALYAATKAAGDQLVKVLAKELGARGITVNSVLPGAVRTDALVADGPPGVVERTIAQVPLGRIAEPSDIADVVGFLASPDGRWITAQTLHAGGGQF from the coding sequence GTGCGCACAGCGATCGTCACCGGGAGTTCCCGCGGCATCGGCCGTGCCATCGCCGAACGGCTCGCCGCGGACGGGGCGAGGGTGGTGGTCAACTACCGCGACGACGCCGAAGCCGCCGCGAAGGTGGTCCGGTCGATCGAGGAGCGCGGTGGCGAGGCGGTCGCCGTGCGGGCCGACGTCACCGATCTCGCGCAGCTGCGGAGGCTGTTCGACGCGGCCGGTGAGGTGGATGTTTTTGTCAGCAACGTGGGAGTGGCCCGGTTCGGCCCGCTCGCCGAGGTGACCGACGAGCAGTACGACTTCCTCTTCGAGACCAACACGCGGTCGACCTTCTACGCCCTGCGGGAAGCCGCGCGCCGGGTGCGCGACCACGGGCGGATCGTGGTGATCTCCAGCGCCGTCGTGGTGACGAACCGGCCGGGCACCGCGCTCTACGCGGCCACCAAGGCGGCGGGGGACCAGCTGGTGAAGGTACTGGCGAAGGAACTCGGCGCTCGCGGGATCACGGTCAACAGCGTGCTGCCGGGTGCGGTGCGCACCGACGCGCTCGTCGCCGACGGACCGCCGGGCGTGGTGGAACGCACCATCGCGCAGGTCCCGCTGGGCCGCATCGCGGAACCGTCGGACATCGCCGACGTGGTCGGCTTCCTCGCCTCGCCCGACGGCCGGTGGATCACCGCCCAAACCCTCCACGCGGGCGGCGGCCAGTTCTAA
- a CDS encoding SigB/SigF/SigG family RNA polymerase sigma factor, which produces MSREPTSKARGEQYAHCVPLFAQLAELPEGDRGRDELRDRLVTEFLPVAEHIARRFAGRGETFDDLLQVARLGLINAVDRFDAARGSEFLSFAVPTVMGEVRRYFRDSSWSVRVPRRLKELHLQISHATGELAQTLGRAPTPSEIAEKLGMDPEEVREGLIAGNAYQAVSVDKPVSSDSERLPLAETLGEEDADLEAVENHAALRPLLAELPERERTILRLRFFGNMTQTQIAERLGISQMHVSRLLSQTLDRLRGKLLSDP; this is translated from the coding sequence GTGAGCCGGGAACCGACTTCGAAGGCCAGGGGCGAGCAGTACGCGCACTGCGTTCCGCTGTTCGCCCAGCTGGCCGAGCTACCCGAGGGCGACCGCGGGCGGGACGAGCTGCGCGACCGGCTGGTGACCGAGTTCCTGCCGGTGGCCGAGCACATCGCGCGCCGGTTCGCCGGGCGCGGGGAGACCTTCGACGACCTGCTCCAGGTCGCCAGGCTCGGCCTGATCAACGCGGTGGACCGGTTCGACGCGGCCCGCGGTTCGGAGTTCCTGTCCTTCGCCGTGCCGACGGTGATGGGCGAGGTCCGGCGGTACTTCCGCGACAGCAGCTGGTCGGTGCGGGTACCGCGGCGGCTCAAGGAACTGCACCTGCAGATCAGCCACGCCACCGGCGAGCTCGCGCAGACCCTCGGCCGCGCGCCGACACCGTCCGAGATCGCCGAAAAGCTGGGCATGGACCCGGAAGAGGTGCGTGAGGGGCTGATCGCGGGCAACGCCTACCAGGCGGTGTCGGTGGACAAGCCGGTCAGCTCCGACAGCGAGCGGTTGCCGCTGGCGGAGACGCTCGGTGAGGAGGACGCGGACCTGGAGGCGGTGGAGAACCACGCGGCCCTGCGGCCGCTGCTGGCGGAACTGCCCGAGCGCGAGCGCACCATCCTGCGGCTGCGGTTCTTCGGCAACATGACGCAGACGCAGATCGCCGAGCGGCTGGGCATCTCGCAGATGCACGTCTCGCGGCTGCTCTCCCAGACACTGGACCGGCTCCGGGGCAAACTGCTGTCGGATCCGTAG
- a CDS encoding ATP-binding protein: protein MAEIDLSGQIDALLTEHVELSVPARLEHLPLLRMLAEAVATKEDFDLDSIADFKIAVDEVASWLIHHAEIGSSISCRYRLSAGDLSVSVSAPTTGQAVPETDGFGWHVVKTVTDSASYRVTDQGGRVVTIDLVMASRTDRG, encoded by the coding sequence ATGGCGGAAATTGACCTGAGTGGGCAGATCGACGCACTGCTCACCGAGCACGTCGAGCTCAGTGTGCCCGCCAGGCTCGAGCACCTGCCGCTGCTGCGGATGCTGGCCGAGGCGGTGGCCACCAAGGAGGATTTCGACCTCGACTCGATCGCCGACTTCAAGATCGCGGTGGACGAGGTCGCCTCCTGGCTGATCCACCACGCCGAGATCGGGAGCAGCATCAGCTGCCGGTACCGGCTCTCGGCCGGGGATCTGTCGGTGTCGGTGTCCGCGCCGACCACCGGCCAGGCCGTGCCCGAGACCGACGGGTTCGGCTGGCATGTGGTGAAGACGGTGACCGATTCCGCTTCCTACCGGGTGACCGACCAGGGTGGCCGGGTAGTCACCATCGACCTGGTGATGGCCTCGAGGACGGATCGAGGGTGA
- a CDS encoding phosphoribosyltransferase, producing MFTDRRDAGRQLAERLTGSQSWQEPLVLGLARGGVPVAAEVAAGLGAPLDVAVARKIGAPGQPEWGIGAVTADGPPIYDAVSTSRLGLTGKQLAELCEPERAEAVRRLELYEDGRQPAPRTGRDVIVVDDGLATGVTAIAALRATRAESPRSLTFAAPVGSPEAVERVRREADDVVCVEAPPEFTAVGRWYQDFGQTSDTEVIQLLKTVPG from the coding sequence GTGTTCACCGATCGCCGGGACGCCGGGCGGCAACTGGCCGAGCGGCTGACGGGGTCGCAGTCGTGGCAGGAGCCGTTGGTGCTGGGACTGGCCCGCGGCGGCGTGCCGGTGGCGGCGGAGGTCGCCGCCGGACTCGGCGCGCCGCTGGATGTGGCGGTGGCCCGCAAGATCGGCGCGCCGGGCCAGCCGGAATGGGGCATCGGCGCGGTGACCGCCGACGGGCCGCCGATCTACGACGCCGTCAGCACCTCACGGCTGGGCCTGACCGGCAAGCAGCTGGCGGAGCTGTGCGAACCGGAGCGCGCCGAAGCGGTCCGGCGCCTCGAACTCTACGAAGACGGCCGCCAACCCGCGCCCCGCACCGGCCGCGACGTCATCGTGGTGGACGACGGCCTGGCGACCGGGGTCACCGCGATCGCCGCGTTGCGGGCCACTCGCGCGGAATCGCCGCGATCGCTGACCTTCGCGGCTCCGGTGGGCTCACCGGAGGCCGTCGAACGCGTGCGCCGGGAAGCCGACGACGTGGTCTGCGTGGAGGCGCCACCGGAGTTCACCGCGGTCGGCCGCTGGTACCAGGATTTCGGCCAGACCAGTGACACCGAAGTCATCCAGCTGCTGAAGACCGTGCCCGGCTAG
- a CDS encoding TspO/MBR family protein yields MTTTTAGHRAPLALAGFVAAVAVVAVAGALASSNAREVYGSLDLPGWAPPPWLFGPVWTVLYLMIAVSGWLYWRAGGDRRGLTVYGVGLLLNLAWTPLFFAAGAYEVALADIVLLDVAVVVSIMLFARRSRVAAWLQVPYLLWILYASALTASIIRLN; encoded by the coding sequence ATGACCACCACTACCGCGGGCCACCGCGCCCCCTTGGCGCTCGCCGGTTTTGTCGCCGCCGTCGCCGTGGTCGCCGTGGCCGGGGCGCTGGCCTCGTCCAACGCGCGCGAGGTCTACGGCTCGCTGGACCTGCCGGGCTGGGCGCCGCCGCCGTGGCTGTTCGGTCCGGTGTGGACGGTGCTCTACCTGATGATCGCGGTGTCCGGCTGGCTGTACTGGCGGGCCGGTGGCGATCGGCGCGGTCTAACCGTCTACGGCGTGGGCCTGCTGCTCAACCTCGCCTGGACCCCGCTGTTCTTCGCCGCGGGCGCCTACGAGGTCGCTTTGGCCGACATCGTGCTGCTCGACGTCGCGGTGGTGGTGTCGATCATGCTGTTCGCCCGCCGCTCGCGAGTGGCGGCCTGGCTGCAGGTGCCCTACCTGCTCTGGATCCTCTACGCCTCCGCACTCACCGCGTCGATCATCCGGCTGAACTAG
- a CDS encoding SRPBCC family protein, protein MRYAEGPSAACDLIITAEPERVWEFVSDITVPARFSPELRRVRWLGDATGPSRGAEFEGHNENAVLGAWRTIATVVECDRPRVFAWTVADPDGRFGEVTGEPMATWRFDLEPVPEGVRLGHSVRIGPARSGVSLAIDRFPGKEEAFLRHRLADLRTGMLETLRGIKELAQG, encoded by the coding sequence GTGCGATACGCGGAAGGGCCCTCGGCGGCCTGCGACCTGATCATCACGGCCGAGCCGGAGCGGGTGTGGGAGTTCGTCTCGGACATCACGGTGCCCGCCCGGTTCAGCCCCGAACTGCGCCGGGTGCGCTGGCTCGGCGACGCGACCGGGCCGTCACGCGGAGCGGAGTTCGAGGGACACAACGAGAACGCGGTCCTCGGTGCCTGGCGCACCATCGCCACCGTGGTCGAGTGCGACCGGCCGCGCGTGTTCGCCTGGACCGTCGCCGATCCGGACGGCCGGTTCGGCGAGGTCACCGGCGAGCCGATGGCGACCTGGCGGTTCGACCTCGAACCCGTGCCCGAGGGCGTGCGGCTGGGCCATTCGGTGCGCATCGGGCCCGCGCGGTCCGGCGTGAGCCTGGCCATCGACCGGTTCCCCGGCAAGGAAGAGGCGTTCCTCCGGCACCGCCTCGCCGATCTGCGCACGGGCATGCTGGAAACCCTGCGCGGCATCAAAGAGCTGGCCCAGGGCTGA
- a CDS encoding xanthine dehydrogenase family protein molybdopterin-binding subunit, giving the protein MTPRSIGLDLARRDGPAKVTGTATYAYETAVDRPAYCHPVQATIARGRVTRLDTAAAEALPGVLAVLTEANAERLASTEDGELAVLQSAEVAFRGQLIGCVVAETSETARQAADLVEVAYAEEDHETELTADGDYDAETTGDVETAFAEADFAVDQTYTTAMYHNNPMEPHATTALWADGTLTLWESTQGVHPTRAKVAEVFGLDTERIRVICPYVGGGFGSKGLPHANVVLAAMAARVLPGRPVKLAVTRQQMFSLTGYRTPTIQRARLAADRSGRLSAIAFDVAEQTARVKEFAEQSGKPSRTMYAAPNRRVAHRLAALDVPVTSWMRAPGECPGMFGPEVAMDELADRLGLDPIELRLINDPAEDPESGKPFSSRNLAECLRTGAERFGWADRGPRREGRWLVGCGVAASVYPVNRMPESTAVIRFSGGRYTVDIGAADLGTGTWTTLPQIAADALGVPVDEVEVRIGDTAYPNASVAGGSSGMITWGSAVLDAAAVFREKFGTDPADGDEAEGSVSENPEQENFAMSAFGAQFAEARVHADTGEVRVPRMHGVFAVGRVINPRTTRSQLTGGMTMGLSMALHEQSVLDPRFGHVVNHDLAEYHVAANADAGQITAEWLDEHDPHVNAMGAKGVGEIGIVGAAAAVVNAVYRATGVRVRDLPVTLDKLLPGLSPGPAL; this is encoded by the coding sequence GTGACCCCGCGCTCGATCGGACTGGACCTGGCCCGCCGCGACGGCCCGGCGAAGGTCACCGGAACCGCCACCTACGCCTACGAAACCGCGGTCGACCGGCCCGCCTACTGCCATCCCGTCCAGGCCACCATCGCCCGCGGGCGCGTGACGCGCCTGGACACCGCCGCGGCCGAGGCGCTGCCCGGGGTGCTCGCGGTGCTCACCGAGGCGAACGCCGAACGGCTGGCGTCCACAGAGGACGGTGAACTGGCCGTTTTGCAGTCGGCCGAGGTGGCTTTCCGGGGTCAGCTGATCGGCTGCGTGGTCGCGGAAACCTCGGAAACCGCCCGGCAGGCGGCGGATCTGGTCGAGGTCGCCTACGCCGAAGAAGACCACGAAACGGAACTGACCGCCGACGGCGACTACGACGCCGAGACCACCGGAGACGTCGAAACCGCCTTCGCCGAAGCGGACTTTGCGGTCGACCAGACCTACACGACCGCGATGTACCACAACAATCCGATGGAACCACACGCCACCACGGCGCTCTGGGCGGACGGAACGCTGACGCTGTGGGAATCCACGCAGGGCGTGCACCCGACCCGGGCGAAGGTGGCCGAGGTGTTCGGCTTGGACACCGAGCGGATCCGGGTGATCTGCCCGTACGTCGGCGGTGGTTTCGGTTCGAAGGGCCTGCCGCACGCCAACGTGGTGCTGGCCGCGATGGCGGCCAGGGTGCTGCCGGGCAGGCCGGTCAAGCTCGCGGTGACCCGGCAGCAGATGTTCTCGCTGACCGGGTACCGCACGCCGACCATCCAGCGCGCCAGGCTCGCCGCCGACCGGAGCGGGCGGCTGTCCGCGATCGCATTCGACGTGGCCGAGCAGACCGCCAGGGTCAAGGAGTTCGCCGAGCAGAGCGGGAAACCCTCGCGGACCATGTACGCCGCGCCGAACCGGCGGGTGGCGCACCGGCTGGCCGCGCTCGACGTGCCGGTGACCTCGTGGATGCGTGCTCCCGGTGAATGTCCCGGCATGTTCGGTCCCGAGGTCGCGATGGACGAGCTGGCCGACCGGCTCGGACTGGATCCGATCGAGCTGCGCCTGATCAACGACCCCGCCGAGGACCCGGAATCCGGCAAGCCGTTCTCCAGCCGCAACCTGGCCGAGTGCCTGCGCACCGGCGCCGAGCGGTTCGGCTGGGCGGACCGCGGTCCCCGGCGCGAAGGCCGCTGGCTGGTCGGCTGCGGGGTCGCGGCGTCGGTGTACCCGGTGAACCGGATGCCGGAGTCCACCGCGGTGATCCGGTTCTCCGGTGGCCGCTACACCGTCGACATCGGCGCGGCCGATCTCGGCACCGGCACCTGGACCACGCTGCCGCAGATCGCCGCGGACGCGCTCGGCGTGCCGGTGGACGAGGTCGAGGTGCGCATCGGCGACACCGCCTATCCGAACGCGTCGGTGGCCGGCGGTTCCTCGGGCATGATCACCTGGGGTTCGGCGGTGCTCGACGCGGCGGCGGTCTTCCGGGAGAAGTTCGGCACCGACCCGGCCGACGGCGACGAGGCCGAGGGCTCGGTGAGCGAAAACCCGGAACAGGAGAACTTCGCGATGTCCGCGTTCGGCGCGCAGTTCGCCGAGGCCAGGGTGCACGCCGACACCGGTGAGGTGCGCGTGCCCCGGATGCACGGGGTGTTCGCGGTGGGCCGGGTGATCAACCCGCGCACCACCCGCTCGCAGCTGACCGGCGGCATGACCATGGGCCTGTCGATGGCGCTGCACGAGCAGAGCGTGCTCGATCCGCGCTTCGGGCACGTGGTCAACCACGACCTCGCCGAGTACCACGTGGCGGCCAACGCCGACGCCGGGCAGATCACCGCGGAGTGGCTCGACGAGCACGACCCGCACGTGAACGCCATGGGCGCCAAGGGTGTCGGGGAGATCGGCATCGTCGGCGCGGCGGCGGCCGTGGTCAACGCGGTGTACCGGGCGACCGGGGTGCGGGTGCGGGACCTGCCGGTCACCCTGGACAAGCTGCTGCCGGGACTCAGCCCTGGGCCAGCTCTTTGA